Sequence from the Burkholderia cepacia genome:
TTCACGATGGTCACGGTCGCGACGGTCGGCTACGGCGACATCGTGCCCGTCACCGCACGGGCGCGTCTCATCGATGCGTTCTTCATCGTGCCGATCCGCATCGTCATCTGGTTCATTTTCCTGGGCACGGCTTATCAGTTCGTGATCCAGCGCGTCATCGAGGAATTCCGCATGAAACGCCTGCAGAAGCAACTGTCCGATCACATCGTCGTATGCGGTTACGGCCTGTCGGGCTCGATCGCGGTGCGAGAACTGCTCGAGAGCGGTGTCGATCCGGCGACGGTCATCGTGATCGATTCGCAGCAGCAGGCGCTCGAGGCCGCGACGTCGCTCGGCGTGACGGGGCTGCTCGGCGATCCCGCGCACGAGGATCTGCTGCAGCAGGCGCAGGTGCGCTCGGCGAAGGCGGTGATCATTTCGGTGACCGACGATCCGACCGCGATCCTGCTGACGCTGTCGGTGCGCAGCATCGCGCCCGATACGAAGATCGTCGTGCGGATCCAGGAGAACCTGTACCAGCGGCAACTGCGGCAGGCGGGCGCCGACGTGATCGTGTCGTCGACGAAGATCGGCGCGCTGCTGCTCGCGGACGCCGTGCATAGCCGCTATATCGTGCCGTTCGTGAAC
This genomic interval carries:
- a CDS encoding potassium channel family protein; amino-acid sequence: MASPSAQRRSLRSRLRRARNPWQAPRARTLFTRPATSPRRTLLFRLGAVVLLCTLAFLVLYLDRDGLRDSTKSTPMTVADLVYFTMVTVATVGYGDIVPVTARARLIDAFFIVPIRIVIWFIFLGTAYQFVIQRVIEEFRMKRLQKQLSDHIVVCGYGLSGSIAVRELLESGVDPATVIVIDSQQQALEAATSLGVTGLLGDPAHEDLLQQAQVRSAKAVIISVTDDPTAILLTLSVRSIAPDTKIVVRIQENLYQRQLRQAGADVIVSSTKIGALLLADAVHSRYIVPFVNDMLSTRGRATLVERPAMKHEIGCMTNVVPGAIVVGLDRCGKIFSFYEDPPCRIEAGDTLVVIQSARIPDPDV